AAAGATCCAGCGGCAGCGCCGGATTCAGGCCGCCGCCGACCAGGCCGACGCCGTTGACCACCGGCAGGTCGAGATAGTCCCGGTAACCGGGTTCGGCCTGCGCCGCGGGGCCGGTGCACAGCACCACCAGCGCACCGGCCAGCAACCCGGCCCAGAAGTGGATGAAACGTCGCATGGTGCCGAGCCCCCGACTTCGATGGCGGGCCACCGCGGCCCGAGACGTACATCGAGGAGATTAGCAACGCGTTTCAGTAATGGATCGGGAGTTCCGGCCACCTCGCCGCGCTCCCGATCGTTCCCGGCAGGGCGGTCAGTGCGCGCGGACGGGCACGATCAGCGTCCGCCCCGGCGCCACCTCGGCACCCTGTAAACCGTTGAGCTCCACGATCTTGCGCACCACCGCACGGGCCGGATCCTCCGGGTCGACCCGCTGCGCCACATCGGCCAGCGACTCACCCTCGCCGACCTGCACCAGCTCCGTGCGCACGGCGTTCGCGTCGGCCGAGCGGATCTGCGCCAGCGCGATCAGCCCGGCGACCGCGGCGGCGCTGAGCAGCGCGGCCGCCGCGAGGGTGGCGAGGCCGAGCTGCGCCCGCTCGACCCGCGCCGCCGCGTCGAGCCCGCGCGGGCGGCCCGCCATCCGCGCCGGCGCCGCGACGACCGCCTCGGGTCGCCGGCTCGCAGGTCGTTGCGCACCGGCGAGACAGGCGTAGGCCGCCGATCGGGGCCGGGTCGCCACCGGCCCCCGAAGCTCGGCGCGGGGGGCCGAATCGGTGGTGGCGGTGTCGAATTCGCTGATCGCAGTGCGCATCGGGGGACCTCCAGGAGGGGTGTGCGAGACGAGACGGATCGGTGGGACGGGACGCGAGTTCGAGTTGTTCGATCATTCGTTCGAAGAACAGCTGTTCGAATTTCTACCACGAGGCACCGACGAAGTCACCGGTTGCGCCGACATGCGTCGAACAGATGTTTGAAACCGGCAGTTGACCGGACTACATTCGA
This DNA window, taken from Nocardia sp. BMG111209, encodes the following:
- a CDS encoding LysM peptidoglycan-binding domain-containing protein, giving the protein MRTAISEFDTATTDSAPRAELRGPVATRPRSAAYACLAGAQRPASRRPEAVVAAPARMAGRPRGLDAAARVERAQLGLATLAAAALLSAAAVAGLIALAQIRSADANAVRTELVQVGEGESLADVAQRVDPEDPARAVVRKIVELNGLQGAEVAPGRTLIVPVRAH